The following coding sequences are from one Candidatus Nitronereus thalassa window:
- a CDS encoding thioredoxin domain-containing protein, whose amino-acid sequence MSDSPGKPSHIQWVEWDIQAFERAKTEDKLILLDLTAMWCHACHVMDETTYVNPEIVELLNSSFIPVRVETDQRPDIEARYKHGGWPTTSILLPSGEILFQANALTPEELLLALQETQSLYRKHKEDLFARAEKVWEQVEAATQARVPPDGAIPRDLPKHMLVTMKQSFDQANGGFRDAPKFFEPDAMTFLFEIHYWQQDPVVRQMALFTLDQQLKLYDPVWGGFYRYAERPDWTAPHYEKMLPIQAHNVLNYLEAYQITKSQKYRDVVEGTIRYVTRFLSDSERGGFFASQDADVRNISGSESFIPGKRYFSLNESERLMVGFPTIDHSIYTGWNGLMAKSFLVTSQVFGDERLREYALLTLDRLFEERYQPGKGMAHVIHEGHLKQFGLLEDQLWFTAALAEAYVTTGLSTYLDRAEQIVQDMIPLLEDKQGGGFFDRPRNVGSQGLLKFPYKDIKTNASLALVLSELSYLTGEVAYRDLAKRVLQFVVGGNNPLPVASLGLATQRFYQYPVHIVVVGEEQDVSTENLFKRALALYVPGKVVRHLDPQKDSLSVGEVTFPMSEVAQAFVCTDKLCSSPIQQAEALGKHLDELMAGLFQSQEPFPYAR is encoded by the coding sequence TTGTCGGATTCGCCTGGAAAACCATCTCACATTCAGTGGGTGGAGTGGGACATTCAAGCGTTTGAACGCGCCAAGACCGAAGATAAACTCATCCTGCTCGATTTGACGGCAATGTGGTGCCATGCTTGTCATGTGATGGATGAAACAACCTATGTGAATCCGGAGATTGTGGAATTATTGAACTCGTCTTTTATTCCCGTGCGGGTCGAAACCGATCAGCGGCCTGATATTGAGGCTCGGTATAAACATGGCGGCTGGCCAACCACAAGTATTCTTTTGCCCTCTGGAGAAATATTATTTCAGGCTAATGCTTTAACTCCTGAAGAGTTACTCTTGGCCCTCCAAGAAACCCAGTCGCTATATCGAAAGCACAAAGAGGATTTGTTTGCCCGCGCTGAGAAGGTCTGGGAGCAAGTGGAAGCTGCAACACAAGCACGGGTTCCACCTGATGGGGCGATTCCAAGAGATCTACCCAAACATATGCTGGTGACCATGAAGCAAAGCTTCGACCAAGCAAATGGTGGGTTCCGTGACGCCCCGAAATTTTTTGAGCCGGACGCAATGACTTTTTTATTTGAGATTCATTATTGGCAACAGGATCCGGTGGTAAGGCAGATGGCTCTGTTCACCTTAGACCAACAGCTGAAATTATATGATCCTGTTTGGGGTGGGTTTTATCGTTACGCTGAAAGGCCGGATTGGACCGCCCCGCATTATGAAAAAATGTTGCCGATTCAAGCGCATAATGTGCTCAATTATCTTGAGGCTTATCAAATTACCAAAAGTCAGAAATATCGTGATGTCGTTGAGGGGACGATCCGGTATGTTACTCGTTTTCTTAGTGATTCGGAGCGTGGCGGATTTTTTGCCAGTCAGGATGCGGATGTGAGAAATATTTCTGGCTCCGAATCTTTTATTCCAGGGAAACGTTATTTTTCATTGAATGAGTCCGAGCGTCTGATGGTTGGTTTTCCTACCATCGATCATTCCATCTATACCGGATGGAATGGGTTAATGGCCAAAAGTTTTTTGGTTACTTCCCAGGTGTTTGGAGATGAACGACTTCGGGAATATGCTCTTCTCACGCTTGACCGCTTGTTTGAAGAACGATACCAACCAGGGAAGGGAATGGCCCATGTAATCCATGAGGGACACCTGAAACAATTTGGCTTGCTGGAAGATCAGCTGTGGTTCACGGCAGCGTTAGCCGAGGCGTATGTAACGACTGGGTTATCTACCTATCTGGATCGAGCAGAACAGATTGTCCAAGACATGATACCGCTTCTAGAAGACAAGCAGGGGGGAGGGTTTTTTGATCGACCTAGAAATGTTGGTTCTCAGGGGCTACTCAAGTTTCCATACAAAGATATAAAAACCAATGCCTCCTTGGCCTTAGTATTGTCGGAGCTGTCTTACCTCACGGGAGAAGTGGCATATCGCGATTTGGCCAAGCGGGTATTGCAGTTCGTTGTTGGGGGGAATAACCCTCTTCCGGTGGCGAGCCTTGGTTTGGCAACCCAGCGGTTTTACCAATATCCAGTTCATATTGTCGTTGTTGGTGAGGAACAGGACGTTAGCACCGAAAATTTATTCAAGAGAGCCCTAGCATTGTATGTGCCGGGGAAAGTGGTGCGGCACTTAGATCCACAGAAAGATTCCCTGTCCGTGGGGGAGGTGACCTTTCCCATGTCCGAGGTGGCTCAGGCCTTCGTGTGCACGGATAAGCTCTGTTCCAGCCCCATTCAACAAGCGGAAGCCTTGGGGAAGCATCTTGATGAACTCATGGCCGGATTATTTCAATCGCAAGAACCCTTTCCATATGCACGATAA
- a CDS encoding DUF420 domain-containing protein — translation MAEWLREPGFAGTHATMGADVSQLMATFFTALFILGWWQARNGKGAAHHWLMLGGMIAMLAFFTSYYLFRQLGVLAFEGKEGFGGPQALYDNVFIPILTLHIILVVIGLVMAIYMMVLGFRSQTFIEGQRKLKDTLLQTTWRRVGIVFGGVTAVVLLLFLSRGFSSGFSMGKFSVYLGLLIIVGIVFGVEITIQRIWPNGARRHRVLGRFTMAIYCVLFVTGSITYTMLYILYPGRIG, via the coding sequence ATGGCTGAATGGTTACGAGAGCCGGGATTTGCTGGAACGCATGCGACCATGGGGGCTGATGTGAGTCAGCTCATGGCTACTTTTTTTACGGCCCTGTTTATTCTTGGTTGGTGGCAAGCCAGAAATGGAAAGGGGGCGGCCCATCACTGGCTGATGCTGGGTGGCATGATTGCCATGTTGGCTTTTTTTACCAGTTATTATTTATTCCGCCAGTTGGGCGTGCTGGCCTTTGAAGGTAAGGAAGGCTTTGGAGGGCCCCAAGCCTTGTATGATAATGTCTTTATTCCAATTTTGACTCTGCATATTATATTGGTCGTCATTGGCTTGGTCATGGCTATCTACATGATGGTCCTCGGATTCCGTTCGCAAACGTTTATCGAAGGTCAACGAAAATTGAAGGACACTCTACTTCAAACCACCTGGAGGAGGGTGGGGATAGTTTTTGGTGGGGTGACGGCTGTAGTACTATTATTGTTTTTAAGTCGCGGGTTCTCCTCGGGTTTTTCCATGGGGAAATTCAGTGTGTATCTTGGTCTCCTCATCATCGTTGGAATCGTCTTCGGTGTGGAGATCACGATTCAACGGATTTGGCCCAATGGAGCACGGAGGCACCGGGTCTTGGGACGATTTACGATGGCGATCTATTGCGTGCTATTCGTGACTGGAAGTATTACGTATACCATGTTGTATATTCTCTACCCAGGTCGGATTGGGTAG
- a CDS encoding cytochrome ubiquinol oxidase subunit I, whose protein sequence is MYYQTEGQPQGVASQEIKSVYPQWGTIDNRILMWVVTQQHTYFGGFVLALPLFALLLELFSRSRRDPEAVKRYDELGRDILRVGVLALSVTALLGSVMLVGFVTLYSGFMNYMGTTFKNLMPAYAMVFLGESFLLVLYYYSWDKMANGGRKWLHMSIGVLANSMGLLLLLMANAWASFMMAPAGVDASGRFLGNIWHLLHSPLWNPLNAHRFLADIMSGGAVVVAYAAYRFLRTRVESERAYYDWVGYVFIVVMVCALLPMPFAGYWLMRAVFEFRQEMGVTMMGGLLTWLFVVQAITIGALFLGINYYIWQSLGRIRGGDRFDPYFKLIVGGLMMAFLVWFTPHTIAMTPSEMKAMGAAQHPVIGQFGVMSAKNGAINVMICLTGLSYLLYRRANRVITVPWATAGNIALGALFALGIVNIVWVAIYGFFIPAHVRVGLSVPQGATTATVLIVGLVLNQLMLRGAQLRGPVQWGKISVRGMVSLFAVAAMFTWVMGLMGYIRSAGRLGWHVKDLMADVSPWAFTPEITFVAKMVTMNMLLFWASVFVMFWLGTKDRQVVVAKETSNDPGEISLVQTFSREESA, encoded by the coding sequence GTGTATTATCAAACCGAAGGGCAGCCTCAGGGTGTAGCTTCTCAGGAAATTAAATCAGTTTATCCTCAATGGGGCACGATCGATAATCGAATTCTTATGTGGGTAGTCACGCAGCAACATACTTATTTTGGAGGATTTGTCCTGGCGTTGCCCTTGTTTGCTCTCTTACTCGAATTATTTTCGCGTTCGCGTCGCGACCCAGAAGCTGTTAAGCGCTATGATGAATTGGGGCGGGATATTTTACGCGTTGGTGTGTTGGCCCTGTCGGTTACCGCTCTCCTGGGCAGTGTGATGCTCGTCGGATTTGTCACCCTGTATTCTGGGTTCATGAATTATATGGGCACGACGTTTAAAAATTTGATGCCCGCCTATGCCATGGTGTTTCTGGGTGAATCCTTTCTCCTGGTTTTGTACTACTACAGTTGGGATAAGATGGCGAACGGGGGGCGAAAGTGGCTTCACATGTCGATTGGGGTGCTGGCTAACTCCATGGGACTTCTTTTGCTACTGATGGCCAATGCCTGGGCCTCTTTCATGATGGCTCCGGCTGGCGTAGATGCGAGTGGACGATTTTTGGGAAATATCTGGCATTTGTTGCATTCTCCGCTCTGGAATCCCTTGAATGCTCATCGGTTCCTTGCAGATATCATGTCTGGTGGCGCGGTGGTTGTCGCCTATGCTGCCTATCGTTTTTTACGGACGCGTGTGGAAAGTGAACGGGCCTATTATGATTGGGTAGGCTATGTCTTTATCGTGGTGATGGTATGTGCGTTGCTTCCCATGCCGTTTGCCGGGTATTGGCTCATGCGGGCCGTGTTTGAATTTCGGCAAGAAATGGGTGTGACAATGATGGGTGGGTTGCTTACCTGGCTTTTTGTGGTGCAGGCCATTACCATTGGTGCCCTCTTCCTGGGCATCAATTATTATATTTGGCAATCGTTGGGGCGCATCCGGGGTGGCGATCGGTTTGATCCATACTTTAAGTTAATTGTCGGCGGGCTGATGATGGCTTTCCTCGTATGGTTTACTCCGCATACTATTGCCATGACTCCGAGTGAAATGAAAGCGATGGGGGCGGCACAACATCCGGTCATTGGTCAATTCGGGGTGATGTCTGCAAAGAATGGCGCCATCAATGTCATGATTTGTCTCACTGGGCTGAGTTATTTACTCTATCGGAGAGCGAATCGGGTTATTACGGTCCCGTGGGCCACGGCCGGGAATATTGCCTTGGGCGCCTTGTTTGCGCTTGGCATCGTCAATATCGTGTGGGTGGCGATCTATGGGTTTTTTATTCCGGCCCACGTAAGGGTCGGTCTCTCGGTTCCTCAGGGAGCGACGACTGCGACGGTGTTAATTGTGGGATTGGTGTTGAATCAATTGATGCTGCGTGGAGCCCAGCTACGAGGTCCGGTGCAATGGGGGAAAATTTCTGTGCGTGGCATGGTATCCTTATTCGCCGTTGCCGCCATGTTTACGTGGGTGATGGGGCTTATGGGGTATATTCGCTCCGCTGGACGATTGGGATGGCATGTTAAGGATTTGATGGCCGATGTTTCTCCATGGGCATTTACGCCAGAAATCACGTTTGTTGCGAAAATGGTCACAATGAATATGTTGCTCTTTTGGGCTTCGGTGTTTGTCATGTTTTGGCTGGGAACTAAGGATCGGCAGGTCGTCGTTGCCAAAGAAACTTCGAATGACCCAGGTGAAATTTCACTTGTTCAGACTTTTTCAAGAGAGGAATCGGCGTGA
- a CDS encoding PCP reductase family protein has translation MNCSCGSELQLVRIEEGDDGQSFIRYSCPGCALEFGIEATCDEASPFFNGPVWTDEAQHYLDRMPPYLKPLVCKEVEDYAGSKNIRLLSTGLITEAKNQGTVSWHPEAETRLSRVPGPVRAMARVELERTALDRGLPEVTVALMEELKARYFGMAGKGS, from the coding sequence ATGAATTGTTCCTGCGGATCAGAGTTGCAGCTTGTCCGCATCGAGGAAGGGGATGATGGGCAGTCTTTTATCCGTTATTCTTGCCCTGGATGCGCCTTGGAGTTTGGTATAGAAGCGACCTGTGATGAGGCCTCTCCTTTTTTCAATGGTCCCGTATGGACCGATGAGGCCCAACATTATTTGGATCGCATGCCTCCCTATTTAAAGCCCTTGGTTTGTAAGGAGGTTGAAGACTATGCCGGCTCAAAAAATATTCGTCTGCTTTCTACTGGATTGATTACGGAAGCAAAGAACCAGGGAACTGTATCCTGGCATCCTGAAGCGGAAACCCGGTTGTCTCGTGTGCCAGGTCCTGTCCGTGCGATGGCTCGTGTGGAACTGGAGAGAACGGCTCTTGATCGCGGTCTTCCAGAAGTGACGGTGGCTCTAATGGAAGAACTTAAGGCCAGATATTTCGGAATGGCTGGGAAAGGATCCTGA
- a CDS encoding methyltransferase, giving the protein MPRELSLAEIFQLGYYWETKILLTGIKLDLFSALENRFATSSELAERFALNERSLSLLLNALVAMRVLIKQNGRFGNTSVAQKYLVKTTPEYVGHLLILHDSEWENWGKLEETIRTGQSPVRQHVFETNPEMGANVLAVLDRIGRGGGVNLAKYLQLDGVEHLLDVGGGAGTNAIAFCQEYPDLKATVFDLPQTLQVTERYIKEAGLEDRIALKPGNFNTDSLGGPYDVALMSDILHYQDHQVNGALVKKVFAHLHDQGRLVIKDRFLDPDRTSPAWTTAFAVHIMVNTEHGDCFTTQEALDWMTEAGFDSVTELEPRAIVQGVKS; this is encoded by the coding sequence GTGCCACGGGAGTTGTCCCTCGCAGAAATCTTTCAGTTAGGGTATTACTGGGAGACGAAAATTCTCTTGACCGGGATTAAACTGGATCTTTTCTCAGCCCTGGAGAACCGATTTGCTACTTCTTCTGAACTCGCTGAGCGGTTCGCTCTCAATGAACGATCGTTAAGTCTTCTTCTCAACGCCTTGGTGGCCATGAGGGTGTTAATAAAGCAGAATGGCCGCTTTGGGAATACCAGTGTCGCTCAAAAATATTTGGTAAAAACCACTCCAGAATATGTGGGGCACCTCTTAATTCTTCATGATTCTGAATGGGAGAATTGGGGGAAATTGGAGGAGACCATTCGAACAGGTCAATCCCCAGTTCGGCAGCACGTGTTTGAAACGAATCCGGAAATGGGTGCCAATGTGTTAGCGGTGTTGGATCGTATTGGCCGGGGTGGGGGAGTCAATCTTGCCAAATATTTGCAACTTGATGGGGTTGAACACCTGCTCGATGTGGGTGGTGGAGCTGGAACGAACGCGATTGCTTTTTGTCAGGAGTATCCTGATCTCAAGGCCACGGTGTTTGACCTTCCTCAGACCTTGCAGGTGACTGAACGCTATATTAAAGAAGCGGGTTTGGAAGACCGTATCGCTTTAAAACCTGGAAATTTCAACACGGATTCTTTGGGTGGCCCCTATGATGTCGCTCTCATGTCCGACATTCTTCATTACCAAGACCATCAGGTCAATGGGGCCTTGGTCAAAAAAGTGTTTGCTCATTTACACGATCAAGGGCGACTTGTGATCAAGGATCGATTTCTAGATCCGGATCGGACCAGTCCGGCTTGGACCACGGCGTTTGCCGTGCATATTATGGTCAACACAGAACATGGGGATTGTTTTACCACGCAAGAAGCCCTGGATTGGATGACCGAGGCAGGCTTTGACTCCGTGACAGAATTGGAACCACGAGCTATCGTTCAAGGAGTGAAATCTTAA